A stretch of the Nitrososphaera sp. genome encodes the following:
- a CDS encoding spherulation-specific family 4 protein has protein sequence MKRLLRGLAALLFISFLSSATPTGVTAADQSLTHRRFVIYYGWYFDEHGILQNVVSSILAAKPDLVISPYHTSDGQVNIRPDVMNTFHSNGIKVIAYVATGDAKRDVNSVLGEIKSALSAGADGVMLDEVSLMQTDDQYSYYKQIYNFVKQQGGSDKLVIANPGSVLVGERVMQVSDIVSFEHQWRFASSLDWFSKYPPSRYMGISSNDVLNAMGYRVASDVASRDTIEAWNDGIGYHYSTDTYTALPPWFGSYQQSLVDYSSSFANTHKVSVRTYDDSGQEISGLWIEVKKGNSVIMTGFSPAAFNLPDGIFEIGASSYQAFEFSKWSDGMTQQYRSVDVSLDLELGAVYRTQSHLVTIESHDLSANPIRGMFVRVSNGATTVAQGFTPYQVKLQPGTYDFTALGYKFYQFAGWDSQSQASSGSGGSLTLNVSNDTLVEARYDNQLVGKLGTAVFKQQCFDNGYSAAVADALQQGGPVAGTLELYMQKSAALAACAG, from the coding sequence TATGGATGGTATTTTGACGAACACGGGATCCTGCAAAACGTGGTCAGCAGTATCTTGGCGGCAAAGCCTGATCTTGTGATAAGCCCTTACCACACGTCCGACGGCCAGGTCAACATCCGGCCTGACGTAATGAACACGTTTCACAGCAACGGGATCAAGGTGATTGCGTACGTTGCAACAGGTGACGCCAAAAGAGACGTCAACTCGGTTCTAGGCGAAATCAAGTCCGCGCTCAGCGCGGGCGCCGACGGCGTGATGCTCGACGAGGTATCCCTCATGCAGACAGACGATCAGTACTCGTACTACAAGCAAATCTACAACTTTGTCAAGCAGCAGGGTGGAAGCGACAAACTGGTGATTGCAAATCCGGGCAGCGTGCTAGTAGGGGAACGGGTGATGCAGGTAAGCGACATTGTTTCGTTCGAGCACCAGTGGCGCTTTGCCTCTTCCTTGGATTGGTTTTCAAAATATCCTCCCTCGCGTTACATGGGGATTTCCAGCAACGACGTCCTGAACGCTATGGGATATAGAGTCGCGAGCGATGTCGCTTCGCGCGACACGATCGAAGCTTGGAATGACGGCATAGGATATCACTACTCTACGGACACCTACACCGCCCTGCCGCCATGGTTTGGAAGCTACCAGCAATCTTTGGTGGATTATTCGAGCTCCTTTGCAAATACGCACAAGGTCAGCGTCAGGACCTACGATGACTCTGGCCAAGAGATTTCTGGTCTTTGGATCGAGGTCAAGAAGGGAAACTCGGTTATAATGACAGGGTTCAGCCCAGCTGCCTTTAACCTGCCGGATGGAATTTTCGAGATAGGCGCCTCCAGCTATCAGGCCTTTGAATTTTCGAAGTGGAGCGACGGCATGACCCAGCAGTACAGGAGCGTGGATGTCTCTCTGGATCTGGAACTCGGAGCGGTGTATCGGACGCAAAGCCACCTCGTGACCATAGAGAGCCATGATTTGAGCGCAAATCCCATAAGAGGCATGTTTGTCAGGGTGAGCAATGGCGCCACAACGGTAGCCCAGGGTTTTACCCCTTATCAGGTAAAGCTGCAGCCCGGAACTTATGATTTTACTGCCTTAGGTTACAAGTTTTACCAATTCGCCGGCTGGGACAGCCAGTCGCAGGCAAGCAGTGGTTCCGGAGGAAGCTTGACTTTGAACGTCTCAAATGACACGCTCGTCGAGGCGCGGTATGACAACCAGCTGGTGGGCAAGCTGGGCACCGCGGTTTTCAAACAGCAATGCTTTGATAATGGCTACTCGGCTGCGGTTGCCGACGCGCTCCAGCAGGGCGGACCTGTTGCAGGCACGCTTGAACTGTACATGCAAAAAAGTGCAGCATTGGCAGCCTGCGCAGGCTAG
- a CDS encoding TFIIB-type zinc ribbon-containing protein → MDDLCLSCGGSPITDSSTGELLCGSCGIVLRERLETLSPEWRNFSSMDEDRARVGYPSSLLIHDTGLSTFIGNLKSPAGAGRRQSPDHDTRDELQLDGAEDESSHSIEGSSGRTTRGQSGRRRENPQPGLSAGSERTNEIGSLNRSFHPIPVSRLRKLNAMSVASAPVSRNLKKATWEINRVCSTLGLSWQVAERAAYFYRKSLQKNLIKGRSITGFVYASIYLACKERRIPRTVDEICREIGLDKPFGNHCYKILVKEMQLDPPMSDPYRSVTKISAKAGIEERVTRKARDILSKIANHTAVMGKNPLVLAAAALYLATVECGLKNITKTTIADAAEVSTISLRKRLADITVALNSIKAKQTALKHPEAATR, encoded by the coding sequence GTGGATGATCTATGCCTCAGCTGCGGGGGCTCTCCCATTACAGACAGCTCGACCGGGGAGCTGCTGTGCGGGTCGTGCGGGATAGTGCTGAGAGAAAGGCTTGAAACTTTGTCGCCTGAATGGCGGAACTTCTCATCAATGGACGAGGACCGCGCCAGGGTAGGCTATCCTTCTTCTCTTTTAATTCATGATACGGGACTTTCAACCTTTATCGGAAATCTCAAATCGCCAGCCGGAGCAGGCAGGAGGCAGTCGCCTGACCATGACACGCGTGACGAGCTTCAGCTCGACGGGGCAGAGGATGAAAGCAGTCATTCCATTGAAGGTTCTTCTGGCCGTACAACGCGGGGCCAATCGGGCAGAAGGCGAGAAAATCCACAGCCAGGCCTTTCAGCAGGCAGCGAGCGCACGAACGAGATTGGGTCACTGAATAGATCCTTTCATCCCATTCCCGTCAGCAGGCTGCGGAAACTCAACGCGATGTCAGTCGCCAGCGCGCCGGTTTCCAGAAATCTGAAGAAAGCCACGTGGGAGATTAACCGCGTGTGCAGCACTCTGGGCCTGAGCTGGCAGGTCGCGGAGCGCGCGGCCTATTTTTACCGGAAGTCCCTGCAGAAGAACCTGATCAAGGGCCGCTCGATAACCGGGTTTGTCTATGCGTCGATTTACCTTGCCTGCAAGGAAAGGAGAATCCCGCGAACAGTGGATGAAATATGCCGGGAGATCGGGCTGGACAAACCGTTTGGCAATCACTGCTACAAGATACTCGTAAAAGAGATGCAACTTGATCCGCCCATGAGCGACCCCTATAGAAGCGTGACTAAAATATCCGCCAAGGCCGGAATTGAGGAGCGCGTTACCCGGAAGGCACGTGACATTCTATCTAAAATTGCAAATCACACCGCCGTAATGGGCAAGAATCCGCTAGTACTTGCAGCCGCGGCACTGTACTTGGCAACCGTCGAGTGCGGGCTGAAGAACATAACAAAGACGACCATAGCTGATGCCGCGGAAGTCAGTACGATCTCGCTGCGAAAGAGGCTGGCAGACATTACCGTCGCGCTCAACTCTATAAAGGCAAAACAGACGGCATTGAAGCATCCAGAGGCAGCGACACGGTAA